One Gammaproteobacteria bacterium DNA segment encodes these proteins:
- the phoU gene encoding phosphate signaling complex protein PhoU produces MNDIAGGHTIKGFDQDLMNLHSMVMEMGGIVEDQLARAIRALDDEDPGAAREVIARDRLVNDMDVRIDEELVTTIARRQPVARDLRNLMTMNKTVSDLERIGDEARKLASLVEEIYGSPAASPPNSGLVHDVRGIAVYGKSMLDNVLVAFNTMDVKKAVEVIHQDERIEEKFRAALRRLATYVLEDSRTVGYSIDAVLALRALERIGGHAKNISGYVIYLSTGRDVRHVELSTILDEVLKELD; encoded by the coding sequence ATGAACGATATAGCGGGCGGACATACCATCAAGGGCTTCGACCAGGACCTCATGAACCTCCATTCGATGGTGATGGAGATGGGCGGTATCGTAGAGGATCAGCTGGCTCGGGCCATTCGTGCGCTGGACGACGAAGACCCCGGGGCGGCACGGGAGGTCATCGCCCGCGATCGCCTGGTCAATGACATGGACGTGCGCATCGACGAGGAACTGGTGACCACCATCGCCCGCCGGCAGCCGGTGGCGCGGGATCTGCGCAACCTCATGACCATGAACAAGACGGTGTCGGACCTCGAGCGCATCGGCGACGAGGCCCGTAAACTGGCTTCCCTGGTGGAGGAGATCTATGGCAGCCCCGCCGCCAGCCCCCCCAACTCGGGGCTGGTACACGACGTGCGGGGCATCGCCGTCTACGGCAAATCCATGCTCGACAACGTATTGGTCGCCTTCAACACCATGGATGTGAAGAAGGCGGTTGAGGTGATCCACCAGGACGAGCGCATCGAGGAGAAGTTCCGCGCCGCCCTGCGGCGCCTGGCCACCTATGTCCTCGAGGACTCCCGCACCGTGGGCTATTCTATCGATGCCGTGCTGGCCCTGCGGGCCCTGGAGCGCATCGGCGGCCACGCCAAGAATATCTCCGGCTATGTGATCTACCTCTCCACCGGTCGCGACGTGCGCCATGTAGAGCTGAGCACCATTCTCGACGAGGTCCTGAAGGAGTTGGATTAG
- a CDS encoding Fic family protein, giving the protein MDNRLKTITIRITPAILRAIAEIDEFKGAWQALGRLAPERLNRLRHVATVESIGSSTRIEGAKLSDQEVDRLLSRIDIQTFGTRDEQEAAGYAAVMETVFANHEAIDLTENHIRQLHRDLLQYASKDERHRGEYKTLDNHVEAFGPDGESLGVIFETATPFETPARMEGLVAWTRQALHQGALHPLMVIAVFVVVFLAIHPFQDGNGRLARVLTTLLLLRAGYRYVPYSSLEGVIERSKDQYYRALRRTQVTLRTTEPDWQPWIEYLLSALRSQKHALEEKIRRERIILGSRPRLSIQILEIARDHGCVTVAEAVKLTGANRNTVKDHIKALAAAGHLQRHGAGRGTWYSAA; this is encoded by the coding sequence ATGGATAACCGCCTGAAAACAATAACGATACGGATCACCCCCGCGATTTTGAGGGCGATCGCGGAGATCGATGAGTTCAAGGGCGCCTGGCAGGCGCTCGGGCGGCTTGCGCCTGAGCGTCTGAATCGGCTACGGCACGTCGCCACCGTTGAGAGCATCGGCTCGTCGACGCGCATCGAAGGGGCGAAGCTCAGCGATCAGGAAGTCGACCGTCTGCTCTCCCGGATCGACATCCAGACGTTCGGAACGCGCGATGAACAAGAGGCGGCGGGTTACGCGGCCGTGATGGAGACGGTGTTTGCCAACCACGAGGCCATCGACCTGACGGAAAACCACATCCGGCAGCTCCACCGTGATCTTCTTCAGTATGCCTCCAAAGACGAGCGCCACCGGGGCGAATACAAAACGCTCGATAACCACGTCGAGGCGTTCGGGCCGGACGGCGAATCTCTCGGAGTCATCTTCGAGACCGCAACGCCCTTCGAAACGCCGGCCCGGATGGAAGGCCTCGTTGCCTGGACCCGGCAGGCTCTACACCAAGGCGCCCTTCACCCCCTCATGGTTATCGCCGTCTTTGTCGTTGTCTTCCTTGCAATCCATCCATTCCAGGACGGCAACGGTCGCCTTGCCCGCGTGTTGACAACCCTGCTCCTGCTAAGAGCCGGTTACCGCTACGTGCCTTACTCTTCGCTCGAAGGCGTTATCGAGCGCAGCAAGGATCAGTATTACCGCGCCCTCCGCCGCACGCAGGTCACGTTGCGGACGACCGAACCTGACTGGCAGCCATGGATCGAGTACTTGCTGTCGGCCTTGCGCTCTCAGAAACACGCGCTGGAAGAGAAGATTCGGCGCGAGCGCATCATCCTGGGTTCCCGGCCGCGGCTCTCCATCCAGATCCTTGAGATCGCCCGCGACCACGGCTGCGTCACCGTCGCTGAAGCCGTGAAGCTCACCGGGGCCAACCGCAACACCGTCAAGGACCACATCAAGGCCCTGGCCGCAGCGGGTCATCTCCAGCGGCATGGGGCAGGCCGGGGAACCTGGTATAGCGCCGCGTGA
- a CDS encoding c-type cytochrome domain-containing protein, with the protein MKWNTIILLPVAALAMTACDRGTEDAEVSFSREVKPILEARCGDCHAPGGKGTEKSGLVLENYDALMRGTRLGPVVQPGNAISSTLYLVVAGKADRSIRMPHGDSELSEQEVATIERWIDQGANNN; encoded by the coding sequence ATGAAATGGAACACGATCATCCTCCTGCCAGTGGCGGCCCTGGCCATGACGGCCTGCGACAGAGGGACGGAAGATGCCGAGGTGAGCTTCAGCCGGGAAGTGAAACCCATCCTCGAGGCGCGTTGCGGAGACTGCCATGCCCCAGGGGGCAAGGGCACCGAAAAGTCAGGGCTCGTATTGGAGAACTATGACGCCCTTATGAGGGGCACCCGTCTCGGGCCCGTGGTCCAACCGGGCAACGCCATCTCGAGCACATTGTATCTTGTGGTGGCGGGGAAGGCCGACCGCTCCATCCGCATGCCCCATGGCGATAGCGAACTCAGTGAGCAGGAGGTGGCCACCATCGAACGCTGGATCGACCAGGGGGCGAATAACAACTAA
- a CDS encoding AAA family ATPase: MAKTLVVDKVEDTRVPFLRGILTRSLQEVGLEFKHAYDFSSAIRNELSGVPEITTVELRERVYRGLLRTDPRVARAYRMPAGVPARPMIRDFEGQVLPFSELTYRRSLEASGTDMETATTMARQLLEHLLMRREAVIPSAVLGRLTYGWLRRTQGEKIARRYMVWVDYRQQGRPLILLVGGTPGCGKSTVVAELANRLEIQRIQSTDMLREVMRMLIPERLLPVLHRSSFNAWQALPTATTARRPGPEAMADGFRSQAELLALPCEAVIDRALKERVSLILEGVHIEPSLHQRIEARGGAVVVPLTLAVFKSKQLRRRFARRGRIAEERPPERYEQNFDAIWDLQSYLLDEADRCNVPIVNNDEKERAAHEIMGIVVDALAEGFDKAPREVFR, from the coding sequence GTGGCCAAGACCCTCGTAGTCGACAAAGTCGAAGATACCCGCGTGCCTTTCCTGAGGGGGATCCTCACCCGTTCCCTCCAGGAGGTGGGGCTGGAGTTCAAGCACGCCTACGATTTCTCCTCGGCCATCCGCAACGAACTCTCCGGGGTCCCCGAGATCACCACCGTCGAGCTGCGGGAGCGGGTATACCGGGGGCTCTTGCGCACGGATCCCAGGGTGGCACGGGCCTATCGCATGCCGGCGGGTGTCCCGGCCCGGCCCATGATCCGTGACTTCGAGGGCCAGGTGCTGCCCTTCTCGGAACTCACCTACCGGCGCTCCCTGGAGGCCAGCGGCACGGACATGGAGACCGCCACCACCATGGCCCGCCAGCTGCTGGAGCATCTGCTGATGCGCCGCGAGGCCGTGATCCCCAGCGCCGTACTGGGGCGTCTCACCTACGGTTGGCTGCGGCGCACCCAGGGCGAGAAGATCGCCCGGCGCTACATGGTGTGGGTGGACTACCGCCAGCAGGGGCGCCCCCTGATCCTGCTGGTGGGGGGCACCCCCGGCTGCGGCAAGTCCACCGTGGTCGCTGAGCTGGCGAACCGCCTGGAGATCCAACGCATCCAGTCCACCGACATGCTGCGGGAGGTGATGCGCATGCTGATCCCGGAGCGCCTGCTGCCGGTGCTGCACCGCTCGTCCTTCAACGCCTGGCAGGCCCTGCCCACCGCCACCACCGCACGCCGGCCGGGCCCCGAGGCCATGGCCGACGGCTTCCGCAGTCAGGCCGAGCTGCTGGCGTTGCCCTGCGAGGCGGTAATCGACCGCGCCCTCAAGGAGCGCGTGTCCCTGATCCTCGAGGGAGTGCACATCGAGCCGAGCCTCCATCAGCGCATCGAGGCGCGGGGCGGCGCGGTGGTGGTGCCCCTGACCCTGGCGGTGTTCAAGTCCAAGCAGCTGCGTCGGCGTTTCGCCCGCCGTGGCCGCATCGCCGAGGAACGCCCGCCCGAACGCTACGAGCAGAACTTCGACGCCATCTGGGACCTCCAGTCCTACCTGCTGGACGAGGCCGACCGCTGCAACGTGCCCATCGTCAACAACGACGAGAAGGAACGCGCGGCACACGAGATCATGGGCATCGTGGTGGACGCCCTGGCCGAGGGCTTCGACAAGGCGCCGCGGGAGGTATTCCGCTAG
- a CDS encoding nitrous oxide-stimulated promoter family protein, with protein MKPVSTRDKPQNHGPAPKGASEGRRIAREKRTISAMVAIYCRHHHATSAVPCEACRTLLAYARRRLEVCPFQEAKPACNHCQVHCYSPTMRERVKEVMRYAGPRMVLRHPVLSVYHLLDARRPAPVLGTKGSRVRPRKERDRDDSA; from the coding sequence ATGAAGCCCGTGTCCACCCGCGATAAACCGCAAAACCACGGTCCGGCCCCAAAAGGCGCTTCGGAGGGGCGGCGTATCGCCCGGGAGAAACGTACCATCTCGGCCATGGTGGCCATCTACTGCCGCCACCACCATGCCACCTCCGCGGTGCCCTGCGAGGCCTGCCGGACACTCCTGGCTTACGCCCGCCGCCGCCTCGAGGTCTGCCCATTCCAGGAGGCCAAACCCGCCTGCAATCACTGCCAGGTCCACTGTTACAGTCCCACCATGAGGGAACGGGTCAAAGAGGTGATGCGCTACGCCGGCCCCCGCATGGTGCTGCGCCATCCCGTCCTCAGCGTCTACCATCTCCTGGACGCCCGCCGCCCCGCGCCGGTGCTCGGCACCAAGGGCAGTCGGGTGCGACCAAGGAAAGAACGTGACCGCGATGACTCCGCCTGA
- the mutS gene encoding DNA mismatch repair protein MutS — protein MSQELKHTPMMQQYLGIKAEHPDTLLFYRMGDFYELFFDDAKRAADLLDITLTARGQSAGAPIPMAGVPYHAVEQYLARLVRLGESVVICEQMGEPMPGKGPVERRVTRIVTPGTLTDEALLDEARDNLLVALQAGDGFGIAMLDLAAGRFTLLEVADESALAAELERLRPAELLVPDDRDPPPPARGHGALRRQAPWHFDRATAVRLLTEQLGTHDLAGFGCTPDHPALGAAGCLLHYAAETQRSVLPHIRTLTVEQRDEAVMLDGATRRNLEIDRNLGGGTDNTLAAVMDRTATAMGSRLLRRWLHRPLRRRDTVGLRHQAIGALMDGGRHETLGTHLKGMGDIERILARVALGSARPRDLVHLRHGLATLPALTAVLAGLDSPRLQALGPQLEGLDPEQDLLERGLVEQPPAVIRDGGVIAAGYHPRLDELRAIGADSDTFLKELETRERARTGIASLKVGYNRVHGYYIELSRGHSDHAPADYTRRQTLKGAERFVTAELKAFEEQAVSARDKALALEKSLYGELLDLLGRRLDALQAMAEAMAELDVLANLAERAVALDLVRPQLVDEPGLVIRGGRHPVVEAVLEAPFIPNDLEFTDARRMLVITGPNMGGKSTYMRQTALITLLAAAGAYVPAESAIMGPVDRIFTRIGASDDLAGGRSTFMVEMTETANILHNAGPQSLVLVDEIGRGTSTFDGLALAWACAEQLARETRAFTLFATHFFELTTLADEIPGVANVHLDAAEHGERIVFLHAVREGPASQSYGLQVAALAGVPASVLARARDHLRRLEDREAASFEARPQLALPLGPAPEAPADPLHEALAALDPDSLSPREALEALYRLKGLLGRPE, from the coding sequence ATGAGTCAAGAACTTAAACACACCCCCATGATGCAGCAATATCTCGGCATCAAGGCGGAACATCCCGACACCCTGTTGTTCTACCGCATGGGCGACTTCTACGAGCTGTTCTTCGACGACGCGAAGCGCGCCGCCGATCTGCTGGACATCACCCTCACCGCCCGCGGCCAGTCGGCCGGAGCGCCCATCCCCATGGCCGGCGTGCCCTATCACGCCGTGGAGCAGTACCTGGCACGACTGGTGAGGCTGGGGGAATCGGTGGTGATCTGCGAGCAGATGGGGGAGCCCATGCCCGGCAAGGGCCCGGTGGAGCGCCGGGTCACCCGCATCGTCACCCCCGGCACCCTCACGGACGAGGCCCTGCTGGACGAGGCCCGGGACAACCTGCTGGTGGCCCTGCAAGCGGGTGACGGCTTCGGCATCGCCATGCTGGACCTGGCGGCAGGGCGCTTCACCCTGCTCGAAGTGGCGGACGAATCGGCCCTGGCGGCGGAACTGGAACGCCTGCGGCCCGCCGAGTTGCTGGTGCCCGATGACCGCGACCCGCCCCCCCCGGCCCGCGGCCACGGCGCCCTGCGGCGCCAGGCGCCGTGGCATTTCGACCGGGCCACGGCCGTGCGCCTGCTCACGGAGCAATTGGGCACCCACGATCTGGCCGGCTTCGGCTGTACCCCCGATCACCCTGCCCTCGGCGCCGCCGGCTGCCTGCTCCACTACGCCGCCGAGACCCAGAGGAGCGTGTTGCCCCATATCCGCACCCTGACGGTGGAACAGCGTGACGAGGCGGTGATGCTGGACGGCGCCACCCGCCGCAACCTGGAGATCGACCGCAACCTGGGCGGCGGCACCGACAACACCCTGGCGGCGGTGATGGATCGCACCGCCACCGCCATGGGCAGCCGCCTGCTGCGGCGCTGGCTGCACCGCCCCCTGCGCCGCCGGGATACCGTGGGCCTGCGCCACCAGGCCATCGGCGCCCTCATGGACGGCGGCCGCCACGAGACCCTGGGGACCCACCTCAAGGGCATGGGCGACATCGAGCGCATCCTCGCCCGGGTGGCCCTGGGCTCGGCGCGGCCCCGGGACCTGGTACACCTGCGCCACGGCCTCGCCACCCTGCCCGCCCTGACTGCCGTCCTGGCCGGACTGGACAGCCCCCGTCTCCAGGCCCTGGGGCCGCAGCTCGAGGGCCTGGACCCGGAACAGGACCTGCTGGAGCGGGGCCTGGTGGAACAACCGCCGGCGGTCATCCGCGACGGCGGCGTCATCGCCGCCGGCTACCACCCGCGCCTCGACGAGCTGCGCGCCATCGGCGCCGACTCGGATACTTTCTTAAAGGAACTGGAGACCCGGGAGCGCGCGCGCACTGGGATCGCCAGCCTCAAGGTGGGCTACAACCGGGTCCACGGCTACTACATCGAACTCTCCCGCGGCCACAGCGACCACGCCCCCGCGGACTACACCCGGCGCCAGACCCTGAAGGGGGCGGAGCGCTTCGTCACCGCCGAACTCAAGGCCTTCGAGGAGCAGGCGGTGAGCGCCCGTGACAAGGCCCTGGCCCTGGAGAAGTCCCTCTACGGCGAACTCCTCGACCTCCTGGGCCGGCGCCTCGACGCGCTGCAGGCCATGGCCGAGGCGATGGCGGAGCTGGACGTGCTGGCCAATCTGGCGGAACGCGCCGTGGCCCTGGATCTGGTGCGACCGCAGTTGGTGGATGAACCCGGCCTTGTCATCCGCGGCGGGCGCCACCCGGTGGTGGAGGCGGTGCTCGAGGCCCCCTTCATCCCCAATGACCTGGAGTTCACGGACGCCCGCCGCATGCTGGTGATCACGGGCCCCAACATGGGGGGCAAGTCCACCTATATGCGCCAGACCGCCCTCATCACGCTGCTGGCCGCGGCCGGCGCCTACGTGCCCGCCGAGTCCGCGATAATGGGACCCGTGGACCGCATCTTCACCCGCATCGGCGCCAGCGACGACCTCGCCGGCGGGCGTTCCACCTTCATGGTGGAGATGACCGAGACCGCCAACATCCTCCACAACGCCGGCCCCCAGAGCCTGGTGCTGGTGGACGAGATCGGCCGCGGCACCAGCACCTTCGACGGCCTCGCCCTGGCCTGGGCCTGCGCCGAGCAACTGGCCCGGGAGACCCGTGCCTTCACCCTCTTCGCCACCCACTTCTTCGAACTCACCACCCTGGCCGACGAGATACCCGGGGTGGCCAACGTCCACCTCGACGCCGCCGAGCACGGCGAACGCATCGTCTTCCTGCATGCCGTCCGCGAGGGCCCCGCCAGCCAGAGCTATGGCCTCCAGGTGGCGGCCCTGGCAGGCGTCCCCGCCAGCGTGCTGGCCCGCGCCCGCGACCACCTGCGGCGCCTGGAGGACCGCGAAGCGGCATCCTTCGAGGCCCGCCCCCAGCTCGCCCTGCCCCTGGGGCCGGCCCCCGAGGCGCCGGCGGACCCCCTGCACGAGGCCCTGGCCGCCCTCGACCCCGACAGCCTCAGCCCACGGGAAGCCCTGGAGGCCCTGTACCGCCTGAAGGGCCTGCTCGGTCGCCCGGAATGA